One part of the Mariniblastus fucicola genome encodes these proteins:
- a CDS encoding zinc-dependent metalloprotease — protein sequence MRQISILASILAFAVVLQSASDLRAQEKETKEDSKKEAAIPTIAEKVEGMQSFDGYFPFYWDAKTGAILMEISQWDREFLYVHSLATGLGSNPVGLDRGQLGDEKVVHFRRIGPKVLLIHRNLRFRAITDNKLERRAVQQSFAMSVIWGGEVVAETDQTVLVDVTDLLVSDMHGVVETLKRNEQGDYSLDDKRSAVYLANCKGFPENTELESTLTFSGSKPGNYVQQTTPTPNAITLRQHHSFIKLPDDKYKPRKYDVRSPSIFITFADYASPLNAELQQRWITRHRLIKKNPDAELSEAEEPIVYYVDAGAPKQIQQALVEGASWWNEAFEAAGFKDAFEVKLLPPDADPLDVRYNVIQWVHRSTRGWSYGGSVIDPRTGEIIKGHVTLGSLRVRQDQLLVQGLQSGPTSAADRSRCACCGIGGIVEDTTLAAMDAESKPLDVALARIRQLSAHEVGHTLGFVHNFAASTYGDRESVMDYPAPRVKITDEGELDLSDAYGVGIGEWDKVSVQFAYSQFDKDESEQLNKILEGAKKQGMLFISDADARPAGAAHPMGNLWDNGSDPIEQLKHVMKVRRIALDRFDPKKLPAGTTQADVAQYFTPLFLHHRYQLNAAGKVLGGSNYHYGYVDHDNQPHSMVDSAKQKAAMAELIAAIEPAQLAISSEVLSAINPRPYSTIRDQEILPTQTGRVFDPLAAARVATDLTLNELFQHQRLARLTVQSRFDKELEVNTMVSSMVNTIWANSLPSQFEGRPEPVQIGRVVREALVEKLVQLVDNPDASLDVRSAATACLTDVATQKNQNAKSSSSELAFCNMLSRRAKQVLERPFSISPENKILRQPPGSPIGSGGE from the coding sequence ATGAGACAAATTTCGATCCTCGCATCCATTTTGGCTTTCGCCGTTGTGCTGCAAAGTGCCTCTGACTTGAGGGCTCAGGAAAAAGAAACGAAGGAAGATTCGAAAAAAGAAGCAGCCATACCGACGATTGCAGAAAAAGTCGAAGGCATGCAATCTTTCGACGGCTACTTCCCGTTTTACTGGGACGCCAAAACCGGCGCCATTCTGATGGAGATCAGCCAATGGGATCGCGAGTTTCTGTATGTGCATTCGTTGGCGACCGGTTTGGGATCGAATCCAGTCGGGCTCGATCGCGGCCAGTTGGGTGACGAAAAAGTTGTTCACTTTCGCCGTATCGGACCCAAAGTCCTGTTGATACACAGAAACCTTCGCTTCCGGGCAATTACTGACAACAAACTCGAACGCAGGGCTGTCCAGCAATCGTTTGCCATGTCTGTCATTTGGGGCGGCGAAGTCGTCGCGGAAACCGATCAAACCGTTTTGGTTGACGTGACCGATCTGCTGGTAAGCGACATGCATGGTGTCGTTGAAACGTTGAAGCGAAATGAGCAGGGCGATTACTCTTTGGATGACAAACGGAGTGCCGTCTACCTTGCTAACTGCAAAGGCTTTCCTGAAAACACGGAACTGGAATCGACATTGACTTTCTCGGGCAGCAAACCCGGGAATTACGTCCAGCAAACCACTCCGACGCCCAACGCAATCACGTTGAGGCAGCACCATTCGTTTATCAAGCTGCCCGATGACAAATACAAGCCACGAAAATACGACGTCCGAAGTCCCAGTATCTTTATCACGTTCGCTGACTACGCATCGCCTCTTAACGCAGAACTGCAGCAGCGATGGATCACCAGACATCGGTTGATCAAAAAGAATCCGGACGCTGAATTATCCGAAGCCGAAGAGCCAATCGTCTACTACGTCGACGCCGGCGCACCAAAACAAATCCAGCAAGCATTGGTTGAAGGAGCCAGTTGGTGGAACGAGGCCTTTGAGGCTGCCGGATTCAAAGATGCCTTCGAGGTCAAGCTTCTTCCTCCTGACGCCGACCCGCTGGATGTTCGTTACAACGTGATCCAATGGGTACATCGCAGCACGCGAGGGTGGAGCTATGGTGGCAGCGTCATCGATCCGCGAACGGGAGAAATCATTAAAGGCCACGTGACGCTCGGCTCGTTGCGGGTTCGCCAGGATCAGCTGTTGGTTCAAGGATTGCAATCAGGACCGACGAGCGCGGCGGATCGTTCGCGCTGTGCCTGCTGTGGCATCGGCGGGATCGTTGAAGACACGACACTCGCAGCAATGGATGCGGAATCAAAGCCCCTCGATGTGGCGCTGGCCCGGATCCGTCAGCTTTCGGCGCATGAGGTGGGACACACGCTCGGCTTCGTGCATAACTTTGCGGCCAGCACTTACGGCGATCGCGAATCGGTGATGGATTACCCCGCACCGCGCGTGAAAATCACCGACGAAGGAGAACTGGATTTGTCGGACGCTTATGGAGTTGGAATCGGTGAGTGGGACAAAGTTTCTGTGCAGTTCGCCTATTCGCAATTTGATAAAGACGAATCCGAACAGCTAAACAAAATCCTGGAAGGTGCGAAAAAGCAGGGGATGCTGTTCATCAGTGACGCCGATGCCAGGCCAGCAGGAGCCGCACATCCGATGGGCAATCTTTGGGACAACGGCAGCGATCCGATTGAGCAATTGAAGCATGTGATGAAAGTCCGCCGCATCGCCCTTGATCGCTTTGACCCCAAAAAGCTTCCAGCGGGAACGACACAAGCCGATGTCGCACAGTACTTCACGCCTTTGTTTTTGCATCACCGATATCAATTGAACGCCGCCGGGAAAGTCCTGGGTGGTTCGAACTATCACTATGGATATGTGGATCACGATAACCAGCCACATTCGATGGTTGATTCAGCAAAGCAAAAGGCTGCGATGGCAGAACTGATTGCCGCCATCGAGCCGGCTCAGCTGGCGATTTCGTCGGAAGTGTTGTCAGCGATCAATCCACGGCCATACTCGACGATACGCGATCAGGAGATTTTGCCAACACAAACAGGTCGTGTCTTCGATCCACTTGCCGCCGCACGAGTGGCAACAGATCTGACTTTGAACGAATTGTTTCAGCACCAGAGGCTGGCGAGATTGACGGTTCAATCACGATTCGACAAAGAGTTGGAAGTTAATACGATGGTCAGCAGTATGGTGAACACGATTTGGGCGAATTCACTACCGAGTCAGTTCGAAGGTAGGCCGGAGCCGGTTCAAATTGGTCGCGTCGTTCGCGAAGCCCTCGTTGAGAAACTGGTCCAGCTAGTGGACAACCCGGACGCTTCTCTCGATGTCCGCAGCGCTGCCACTGCTTGTCTAACCGATGTTGCAACCCAAAAGAATCAGAACGCCAAAAGTTCTTCCAGCGAGTTGGCTTTTTGCAATATGCTTAGCCGTCGCGCGAAGCAGGTTCTCGAACGTCCGTTTTCGATTTCGCCTGAGAACAAAATCTTGCGTCAGCCACCGGGAAGTCCTATCGGCTCAGGCGGTGAGTAG
- a CDS encoding transcriptional regulator, with translation MDLVKFNKMTDSLRQYRRAELKDFSSELGESPASQLYVDPLQGDAVLATVMSSNTTFLLGRKGTGKSTVFAKAQSEIREKGDLISVYVDVKSLYDLASAADIAIKIDESLEIDPAVYQAHLIRKHFLGRVIEELISELQKSCDKRSLIERWIGKKRGYQELQRSLSEIGKSVAKAELRQSEVPILQTINASIKSRNEKQVGGESACEGSGGVEATASLIDTSAKISGGVRVSEQDFSKTLEDQETYNTYSNAVVKSFPFSELLTEITDLLEGAGLTRVVVFFDDFSELQWSDQRLFVDVVLSPLNNSSNEKVKLKIAGYPGRVYFGKIDPSKVDTLHLDFSRLNKSNEIQSAESAAIEYTARLLRKRFEAFGLQIEEYFEVSSQTSIDDYFRLIFQVTSNVPRTIGQILHRCYLDSVSRGKKITGAQLRLAAEKYYNDVTKQYFEISNRFALEPFEQKLDRHNQRLLLSRIIEHARDVRRRIRAGELGGSYFTDISNPPTSHFAVSPQLEKMLGSLELNFFLTKYADMRDKNGNDVSIYSLSLGLCEAEKMQWGYPPGREYRNYFTQRCFDYNRKIKEFLAATQTIRCDECGACHSIEMQEHFEFFNWRCKDCNIGNCAIVQLSDDFEAEVLALDQALMLEPVELKILSTLFDEDLAMRAGEISVLIDSTYQLIGKRTSKLHDMGLVEKKEIDGHRRSQITDKAKEVYFS, from the coding sequence ATGGATTTAGTTAAATTCAACAAAATGACTGACTCGTTGCGCCAGTATCGGCGCGCCGAGTTGAAGGATTTTTCATCTGAACTAGGTGAAAGCCCGGCTTCACAACTGTATGTAGATCCTTTGCAAGGTGACGCAGTTCTGGCAACGGTAATGTCGAGCAACACGACGTTCTTGCTGGGTCGCAAGGGAACAGGGAAGAGTACTGTATTCGCAAAGGCGCAGTCTGAAATTCGCGAAAAAGGTGATTTAATTTCAGTGTATGTCGACGTGAAAAGTCTTTACGACTTGGCAAGTGCCGCCGATATAGCAATCAAAATTGATGAGAGTCTTGAAATTGATCCTGCTGTCTACCAAGCACATTTGATTCGAAAGCACTTCTTGGGAAGAGTTATTGAAGAACTGATCAGTGAGCTGCAAAAATCGTGTGACAAACGCTCTCTGATTGAAAGGTGGATTGGAAAAAAGAGGGGGTATCAAGAGCTACAAAGATCTTTGTCGGAAATTGGAAAAAGCGTTGCCAAGGCGGAATTAAGACAATCCGAGGTTCCGATTTTGCAGACCATAAATGCAAGTATCAAGAGTCGCAATGAAAAACAAGTTGGCGGTGAAAGTGCTTGCGAAGGCAGTGGTGGAGTAGAAGCAACCGCGTCGTTGATTGACACTTCGGCGAAAATTTCAGGTGGAGTTCGAGTTTCAGAGCAAGACTTTTCCAAAACTCTCGAAGATCAAGAGACCTATAACACCTATTCAAATGCAGTTGTTAAGAGTTTTCCATTCTCGGAACTGCTGACTGAAATCACAGACCTGCTGGAAGGCGCGGGATTGACGAGAGTCGTTGTTTTCTTTGACGATTTTTCCGAACTTCAATGGTCCGATCAACGATTGTTTGTTGATGTTGTTCTTTCACCGTTGAACAATTCGAGCAACGAGAAGGTCAAGCTCAAGATCGCAGGATACCCGGGGCGAGTCTATTTTGGGAAGATCGATCCGAGCAAAGTCGATACCTTGCATTTGGATTTTTCGAGGCTCAATAAATCAAATGAGATTCAAAGTGCCGAGTCGGCAGCGATTGAGTACACCGCTAGATTGCTGCGAAAGAGATTCGAAGCGTTTGGATTGCAGATCGAGGAATATTTTGAGGTCAGCTCGCAAACATCTATTGATGATTATTTTCGTTTGATATTCCAGGTTACATCTAATGTCCCTCGGACGATCGGACAGATTCTTCATCGATGCTACTTGGATTCGGTGTCTAGAGGAAAGAAGATTACGGGAGCTCAATTAAGGTTGGCTGCCGAAAAGTACTACAACGATGTCACAAAGCAATACTTCGAAATATCCAACCGGTTTGCCTTGGAGCCATTTGAACAAAAGCTTGATCGACACAATCAACGACTCTTACTTTCAAGAATAATTGAACACGCACGAGACGTTCGAAGGAGAATCAGGGCTGGCGAACTTGGTGGTTCATATTTCACTGACATTTCCAATCCACCTACGAGTCACTTTGCGGTGAGCCCCCAACTTGAAAAGATGCTTGGTTCGTTGGAGCTGAACTTCTTTTTGACAAAGTATGCCGACATGAGGGACAAAAATGGCAATGATGTTTCGATTTATTCTTTGTCATTGGGCCTCTGCGAAGCGGAAAAAATGCAATGGGGCTATCCGCCTGGAAGAGAATATCGAAATTACTTTACGCAACGCTGCTTTGACTACAACCGCAAGATAAAGGAGTTCTTGGCCGCAACTCAAACGATACGATGCGATGAGTGCGGTGCTTGCCATTCGATAGAAATGCAGGAGCATTTCGAGTTCTTCAATTGGCGGTGCAAGGACTGCAACATTGGTAATTGCGCGATAGTCCAGCTCTCTGATGACTTCGAAGCCGAAGTTCTAGCACTTGATCAAGCTCTTATGCTAGAACCAGTTGAATTGAAAATACTCTCAACACTTTTCGACGAAGACCTTGCGATGCGTGCTGGTGAAATTTCAGTTCTCATTGACTCGACGTATCAGTTGATTGGCAAAAGAACGAGTAAGTTGCACGACATGGGATTAGTTGAAAAGAAAGAGATTGACGGACATAGACGAAGCCAGATAACGGACAAGGCCAAGGAAGTCTACTTCAGTTAA
- a CDS encoding transposase, whose protein sequence is MPRALRSDFAGEIYHALNRGNARNNIFFKEGDFEAFERVIREGLEKYPVDLIAYQWMSNHWHMVLSPQEDKAMSAFLGWVTMTHTQRYHAHNKTTGYGHVYQGR, encoded by the coding sequence ATGCCCCGTGCTCTTCGTTCGGACTTTGCTGGGGAGATCTACCACGCTTTGAATCGTGGCAATGCACGAAACAATATCTTCTTCAAAGAGGGTGACTTCGAGGCCTTCGAACGAGTCATCAGGGAAGGGCTCGAAAAGTATCCAGTCGACCTGATTGCTTACCAGTGGATGAGTAACCACTGGCACATGGTGCTCTCCCCGCAGGAAGACAAAGCCATGTCTGCTTTTCTGGGTTGGGTCACGATGACCCATACTCAGCGCTATCATGCCCACAACAAGACGACTGGCTACGGCCACGTTTACCAGGGCAGGTAA
- a CDS encoding NfeD family protein yields MLKGAIGSLIVGLIFCFSVFLFKVLPGNQRRSAAVGLIVFGIVMMLTNIPYSWGKLNQNSSADILFVSLLLGGGFLSIAGVFLLRLNRESNEGVDGSYANTRFNPFWVVGSCIASILMVAFIFVGIVPEITKENPRQEKKKIVTVRLGEDHQQLKSPESIDEAIQNLEAGFEDKRELALEFLSNQENFAPDRRTDVCKALIQLPQQSQHTASTLSQWADPSVLHFLEQEFEKPGGYVRCEPFLAVYRELVGEEANARLVASLEGKFSPSIKSLLEKIGPDAERMVLPHMNSAYENYRECARDLLDEWNTDENKLLTQSLADTDSTEASKHARRFLTNFSGNVNEEIRNEIGKKMELAISSFDPTRANQAAIILEKFTTSSTSTTLCEYLRNSRKSHVDVRVVRILASQEDEAAEEGIIYAFYKRRGSRDECMDYLRNNGTEITAKNMLDQFDDAQMAERFEAVQLIEQMEQGVSLLTDRFVSYLESGDDEKVELGMKFLVKCKFDSDVQQNVVTALINTINSIDPATVNELQMKNLSNAAMKWANAELSSSFKKFVDSPNEKISQKAKYVMQRLKRPSRRR; encoded by the coding sequence ATGCTCAAAGGCGCTATCGGCAGTCTGATTGTTGGACTCATCTTCTGCTTTTCGGTTTTCCTTTTCAAAGTTCTACCTGGGAACCAGCGAAGAAGTGCCGCTGTTGGATTGATTGTCTTCGGAATCGTGATGATGTTGACGAACATTCCCTATTCCTGGGGGAAACTTAATCAGAACAGCTCGGCGGATATCCTGTTCGTTTCGCTGCTGCTGGGAGGCGGGTTTCTTTCAATTGCAGGTGTATTCCTGTTGCGACTCAACCGCGAAAGCAACGAAGGGGTCGATGGCAGTTACGCCAATACGCGATTCAATCCATTCTGGGTTGTTGGTTCCTGCATCGCGTCGATACTCATGGTGGCGTTTATTTTCGTTGGCATCGTTCCCGAAATTACCAAAGAGAACCCGCGTCAAGAAAAGAAAAAGATCGTGACGGTGCGCTTGGGCGAAGACCATCAGCAACTGAAATCGCCAGAGTCAATCGACGAAGCGATCCAGAATCTTGAAGCCGGATTCGAAGACAAACGTGAATTGGCACTTGAGTTTCTTTCCAATCAGGAAAACTTTGCTCCAGACAGGCGAACGGACGTTTGCAAAGCGTTGATACAGCTTCCGCAACAGTCACAACACACGGCATCCACGCTCAGCCAGTGGGCTGACCCCAGCGTGCTTCATTTTCTGGAGCAGGAATTCGAGAAACCAGGTGGATACGTGCGGTGCGAGCCGTTTCTGGCTGTTTATCGGGAGCTGGTTGGCGAAGAAGCGAACGCCAGGTTAGTCGCCAGCCTGGAAGGCAAGTTTTCCCCGAGCATCAAATCACTTCTCGAGAAGATTGGACCTGACGCTGAGCGGATGGTGCTCCCTCATATGAACTCTGCTTACGAAAACTATCGTGAATGCGCCAGAGACCTGCTCGATGAATGGAACACTGATGAAAACAAACTTCTGACCCAAAGTCTTGCAGACACTGACTCTACAGAAGCGTCCAAGCATGCGAGGAGATTCCTGACCAACTTTTCTGGCAATGTAAATGAGGAAATCAGAAACGAAATCGGCAAGAAAATGGAACTGGCGATTTCAAGTTTTGATCCAACCCGTGCAAATCAGGCTGCCATTATCCTCGAAAAGTTTACGACTTCCAGTACATCAACGACTCTGTGTGAGTATCTCAGAAACTCCAGAAAGAGTCACGTTGATGTTCGAGTTGTCAGGATTCTTGCAAGTCAGGAAGACGAGGCTGCCGAGGAAGGAATCATCTACGCGTTCTATAAGCGTCGAGGTAGCCGGGACGAATGCATGGACTACCTGCGAAACAATGGCACCGAAATCACAGCAAAGAATATGTTGGACCAATTTGATGATGCACAAATGGCAGAACGTTTCGAAGCAGTGCAGTTGATCGAGCAAATGGAACAGGGAGTATCACTCTTGACCGACCGATTTGTCAGTTATCTTGAATCTGGTGACGATGAAAAAGTGGAGCTTGGAATGAAATTTCTTGTAAAATGCAAATTCGATTCCGACGTACAGCAAAATGTAGTCACTGCGTTGATCAACACAATAAATTCCATCGACCCCGCTACGGTTAATGAGCTCCAAATGAAGAACTTGTCGAATGCCGCCATGAAGTGGGCGAATGCCGAGCTATCGTCGAGCTTCAAAAAATTTGTTGATTCACCAAACGAAAAGATAAGCCAGAAGGCGAAGTACGTGATGCAAAGACTCAAGAGACCTTCCCGACGGCGTTGA
- the dinB gene encoding DNA polymerase IV, with product MILHIDMDAFYASVEIRDNPKLRGLPVVVGGSPKGRGVISAASYEARKHGIFSAMPSSQALRLCPNVLFVKTRMEHYARISKQIREIFFRFTSLVEPLSLDEAFLDVSGCEKLFGDGPTIATEIRNAILSELGLTASAGVAPNKFLAKLASDLDKPDGLVIVPPDDIQGFLDPLPIERVWGVGKQTLKKFHRLNVKTIEQLRGLDRTTMSQFFGINSEHFWRLSRGLDTRPVVPDRIAKSVSHETTFSRDLTDRESLRAWLMELTQQVGRRLRRHEIRGKTVQIKVRFADFRTITRSLSLGEPSSSSDELESAVNELFDRVELVDGVRLVGMGVSNLTSSVVKQQMLFDNEERSRHDRLDEMKDQLKDRFGHDAIRRGTSVEHNISRRPDPRVNEE from the coding sequence ATGATTTTGCACATCGACATGGACGCCTTTTACGCGTCGGTTGAAATTCGCGACAACCCGAAACTTCGCGGACTCCCTGTCGTCGTGGGCGGTTCTCCAAAAGGCCGTGGAGTCATCTCGGCGGCCAGCTACGAGGCTCGCAAGCACGGGATCTTCAGCGCGATGCCGTCGTCGCAAGCCTTGCGACTGTGCCCCAACGTCCTGTTCGTGAAAACGCGAATGGAGCACTACGCGAGAATCTCAAAACAGATCCGCGAGATCTTCTTTCGTTTCACTTCCCTGGTCGAGCCATTGTCGCTGGACGAAGCGTTTCTCGATGTTTCCGGTTGCGAGAAACTTTTTGGCGATGGGCCCACAATCGCCACAGAAATCAGAAACGCGATCCTCAGCGAGTTGGGCCTGACCGCTTCCGCTGGCGTTGCTCCGAACAAGTTTTTGGCCAAGCTTGCCAGCGATCTGGACAAGCCCGACGGTCTGGTCATTGTTCCGCCTGACGACATTCAGGGCTTTCTTGATCCGTTGCCGATCGAGCGTGTTTGGGGTGTCGGCAAACAGACGTTGAAGAAGTTTCACCGCCTGAACGTGAAAACAATCGAACAGCTTCGTGGGTTGGACCGAACAACGATGTCGCAGTTTTTTGGCATCAACAGCGAACATTTTTGGCGACTTTCCCGCGGCCTCGATACTCGTCCGGTCGTGCCCGATCGAATCGCCAAATCGGTTTCTCACGAGACGACTTTTTCGCGCGACTTGACGGACCGTGAATCGCTGCGAGCCTGGTTGATGGAACTGACGCAGCAAGTCGGTCGCCGATTGCGACGTCACGAGATCCGCGGCAAAACGGTGCAGATCAAAGTCCGCTTTGCCGACTTTCGCACGATCACCCGTTCGCTGTCGCTCGGTGAACCTTCCTCATCGTCGGACGAACTTGAATCGGCGGTTAACGAGTTGTTTGATCGCGTCGAGCTTGTCGATGGAGTGCGACTTGTCGGGATGGGCGTCAGTAATTTGACATCGAGCGTCGTCAAGCAGCAGATGTTGTTCGACAACGAAGAGCGTTCTCGCCACGACCGATTGGACGAGATGAAAGATCAGCTCAAGGATCGTTTCGGCCACGACGCCATCCGCCGCGGCACCAGCGTCGAGCACAACATTAGTCGACGACCCGACCCGAGAGTGAACGAAGAATAG
- a CDS encoding Nramp family divalent metal transporter, whose amino-acid sequence MSDNPYQLSADSVMEPPTTLLGSIKHLGPGLILSASIVGSGELIATTVMGAQAGFVTLWVILVSCLVKVAIQLEFGRHTIATGETTMQALNKLPGPRIGQTHCSIWIWLVLMISKNLQVGGIVGGVALILQIFFPTVPIWVFLVVLSICVSLLVSLGYYVVLEKASIVMIALFTVFTLTSLFMLQFTDNAVSMSDIASGFTFQLPQAALLVAVGAFGITGVGGDEIMVYNYWLIEKGYARHTGPNDGSEAWVRRAKGWIRIMYLDALLSMVVYTVVTMAFYLLGAAILHSRGLVPESGELVETLSQIYTQTLGGGARVAFLVGAFVVLFSTLFAALAAWTRLFGDAFGQIGIYDFQDTNDRRKAIAVLAWTFPVIWSVLYLFMTTPAFMVIVGGVITTFILVLVVVAAIDFRYRRTIDALKPSVWFDIALWASIVAILAVAIQALCSLFFG is encoded by the coding sequence ATGAGCGACAATCCGTATCAACTTTCTGCGGATTCCGTGATGGAACCGCCAACCACTCTGTTGGGCTCCATCAAGCATCTTGGTCCGGGCCTGATCCTGTCGGCGTCGATCGTGGGTTCGGGAGAACTGATCGCGACGACGGTGATGGGAGCTCAAGCCGGATTCGTCACGCTGTGGGTGATCCTGGTGAGCTGCCTTGTGAAAGTCGCGATCCAACTCGAATTCGGTCGGCACACGATCGCGACCGGCGAAACCACGATGCAGGCGTTGAACAAGTTGCCAGGGCCACGGATCGGCCAAACGCATTGCTCGATCTGGATCTGGCTGGTGCTGATGATTTCCAAGAACCTCCAGGTCGGCGGCATCGTTGGCGGGGTCGCCCTGATCCTACAGATTTTCTTTCCGACCGTGCCTATCTGGGTTTTCCTGGTGGTACTCTCGATCTGCGTTTCGCTGCTGGTTTCCCTGGGATACTACGTAGTTCTGGAGAAAGCTTCGATCGTGATGATCGCGTTGTTCACCGTGTTCACGTTGACGTCGCTGTTCATGTTGCAGTTCACTGACAACGCGGTCTCGATGAGCGACATCGCCAGCGGGTTCACGTTTCAGTTGCCGCAGGCTGCGTTGCTGGTGGCGGTGGGCGCGTTCGGAATCACGGGCGTCGGCGGCGACGAGATCATGGTCTACAACTATTGGCTGATCGAGAAAGGCTACGCTCGACACACCGGTCCGAACGATGGCTCGGAAGCCTGGGTTCGCCGAGCCAAAGGCTGGATCCGGATCATGTATCTCGATGCCTTGCTTTCGATGGTGGTCTACACGGTCGTCACGATGGCGTTCTATCTGTTGGGAGCCGCCATTCTTCACTCGCGAGGGCTGGTTCCGGAAAGCGGCGAACTGGTCGAAACGCTGTCGCAAATTTACACCCAGACGCTCGGCGGCGGGGCTCGCGTTGCGTTTTTGGTTGGCGCGTTCGTCGTGCTGTTCTCAACGCTGTTCGCCGCCCTGGCTGCCTGGACGCGATTGTTCGGCGACGCGTTCGGCCAGATCGGAATTTACGATTTCCAGGACACGAATGACCGTCGCAAAGCCATCGCGGTGCTTGCCTGGACGTTCCCGGTGATTTGGAGCGTGCTGTATCTGTTTATGACGACGCCGGCGTTCATGGTAATCGTGGGCGGCGTGATCACGACGTTCATCCTGGTGCTGGTGGTCGTGGCGGCGATAGATTTTCGGTACCGCAGGACGATCGATGCGTTGAAGCCTTCGGTGTGGTTTGACATTGCACTTTGGGCCAGCATCGTTGCGATTCTTGCAGTCGCGATTCAGGCATTGTGCTCGCTGTTTTTCGGCTGA